One genomic region from Sphingomicrobium aestuariivivum encodes:
- a CDS encoding alkene reductase — translation MPDLFDPITLGDIQCPNRVVMAPLTRGRADRAGVQPDIAVEYYRQRAEAGLIISEATGISREGLGWPYAPGLWTQAQVEGWKPVTEAVHQAGGRIVAQLWHMGRLVHPDLGEDQPVSASATSGPHRLHTYEGKKDPVEARSLPRDEIQRVVGDYVTAAKNAIAAGFDGVQVHGANGYLIDQFLRDSSNRRDDDYGGSAENRARLMREVLEGIAAEIGTGHTAIRLSPIGEVNGVDDSDPTGTFTTVARILEEIGVPWIEMREPGQESSFVEAAHPRVSPAMREVYSGRIGLNSDLDRSSGQALLDDGIADFCAYGRPFIANPDLVRRFREGAPLNQPDAKTFYTRGPEGYIDYPTLEEAPAR, via the coding sequence ATGCCCGACCTGTTCGACCCCATCACCCTCGGCGACATCCAATGTCCCAACCGCGTCGTCATGGCCCCGCTCACCCGCGGCCGCGCCGACAGGGCGGGGGTACAGCCCGACATCGCGGTCGAATATTATCGCCAGCGCGCCGAGGCCGGTCTCATCATCTCGGAGGCTACGGGGATCAGCCGCGAAGGCCTTGGCTGGCCCTATGCGCCCGGCCTCTGGACGCAGGCACAGGTCGAAGGCTGGAAGCCGGTGACCGAAGCCGTCCACCAGGCCGGCGGGCGCATCGTCGCCCAGCTCTGGCACATGGGCCGCCTCGTCCACCCCGACCTCGGCGAAGACCAGCCGGTCTCCGCCAGCGCGACCAGCGGCCCGCATCGCCTCCACACCTATGAGGGAAAGAAGGACCCCGTCGAAGCGAGGAGCTTGCCGCGCGACGAGATCCAGCGCGTCGTCGGAGACTATGTGACTGCTGCGAAGAACGCCATCGCGGCGGGCTTCGACGGCGTGCAGGTCCACGGCGCCAATGGCTATCTGATCGACCAGTTCCTGCGCGACAGCTCGAACCGTCGCGACGACGATTATGGCGGCAGCGCGGAAAATCGCGCCCGCCTGATGCGCGAGGTGCTCGAGGGCATCGCCGCCGAGATCGGCACGGGCCACACCGCCATCCGCCTCTCCCCTATCGGCGAGGTGAACGGGGTCGATGACAGCGATCCGACCGGCACCTTCACCACTGTCGCCCGCATCCTCGAGGAAATCGGCGTGCCGTGGATCGAGATGCGCGAGCCGGGGCAGGAGTCGAGCTTCGTCGAGGCCGCCCATCCGCGCGTCAGCCCCGCCATGCGCGAGGTCTATTCGGGCAGGATCGGGCTCAACAGCGATCTCGACCGCTCCTCGGGACAGGCGCTGCTCGATGACGGTATCGCCGACTTCTGCGCTTATGGCCGGCCCTTCATTGCCAATCCCGATCTCGTCCGCCGCTTTCGCGAGGGCGCTCCGCTGAACCAGCCCGACGCGAAAACCTTCTACACCCGTGGCCCCGAGGGCTATATCGACTATCCCACGCTCGAGGAGGCGCCCGCCCGATGA
- the ribB gene encoding 3,4-dihydroxy-2-butanone-4-phosphate synthase translates to MATELLDRITSLVDEGKMTRAGLARAAGLHPNSLRKLGTDEWNPTAETLARLERVIGRADVLADAETIIDEARNGRMFILVDDDDRENEGDLVIPAQMATPAAINFMAKHGRGLICLTLTKDRVEQLGLEPMARVNRESMQTAFTVSIEAKHGVTTGISAADRARTIAVAIDANNGPDEIVSPGHVFPLTAQPGGVLVRAGHTEAAVDVARLAGLNPSGVICEIMREDGTMARLDDLIDYAAEHGLKIGTIRDLIAYRLRSDHMVEQVSDSDFTSATGARWHARVFRDKASGEEQLALVHGSVDPEQPTLVRMHSLDLFADVLGEAGERSGLLKGAMRMIEAQGRGVIVALHAAAPGSLSRSTDLRSGRPAENGPALRGYGIGAQILAALGLQDMVLLTNTRHAPVALDGYGLRIVEERAIETGND, encoded by the coding sequence ATGGCTACAGAATTGCTCGACCGCATCACATCGCTCGTCGACGAGGGCAAGATGACCCGCGCCGGCCTTGCCCGCGCCGCGGGGCTTCATCCCAACAGTCTCAGGAAGCTCGGCACGGACGAATGGAATCCGACCGCCGAGACGCTCGCGCGATTGGAGCGGGTGATCGGGCGGGCCGACGTGCTCGCCGATGCCGAGACCATCATCGACGAGGCGCGCAACGGGCGCATGTTCATCCTCGTCGACGATGACGACCGCGAGAATGAGGGCGACCTCGTCATCCCCGCGCAGATGGCGACGCCGGCAGCGATCAACTTCATGGCCAAGCATGGCCGCGGGCTCATCTGCCTGACCCTCACCAAGGACCGCGTCGAGCAGCTCGGGCTCGAGCCGATGGCGCGGGTCAATCGCGAGAGCATGCAGACCGCCTTCACCGTGTCGATCGAGGCCAAGCATGGCGTCACGACCGGGATCAGCGCCGCCGACCGCGCGCGCACCATCGCGGTGGCGATCGATGCCAATAACGGCCCCGACGAGATCGTCTCGCCCGGCCATGTCTTCCCGCTGACCGCGCAGCCGGGCGGCGTCTTGGTGCGCGCGGGCCATACCGAGGCGGCGGTCGATGTCGCGCGGCTCGCCGGCCTCAACCCCTCGGGCGTGATCTGCGAGATCATGCGCGAGGACGGGACGATGGCGAGGCTCGACGACCTCATCGACTATGCCGCCGAGCATGGCCTCAAGATCGGCACCATCCGCGACCTCATCGCCTATCGCTTGCGCTCCGACCATATGGTCGAGCAGGTGTCGGACAGCGATTTCACCAGCGCGACCGGCGCGCGCTGGCACGCCCGCGTGTTCCGCGACAAGGCGAGCGGCGAGGAGCAACTCGCGCTCGTCCACGGCAGTGTCGATCCCGAGCAGCCGACGCTGGTGCGCATGCACAGCCTCGACCTTTTCGCCGACGTGCTCGGCGAGGCGGGCGAGCGCTCGGGCCTCCTCAAGGGCGCGATGCGCATGATCGAGGCGCAAGGCCGCGGCGTCATCGTCGCGCTCCACGCCGCCGCGCCCGGCAGCCTCAGCCGCTCGACCGATCTTCGTTCGGGCCGGCCGGCGGAGAATGGCCCGGCGCTGCGCGGCTACGGCATCGGCGCGCAGATCCTTGCGGCGCTCGGCCTCCAGGACATGGTACTGCTTACCAACACGCGTCACGCACCGGTGGCGCTGGACGGCTACGGGCTTCGGATCGTCGAGGAACGCGCCATCGAAACGGGGAATGACTGA
- a CDS encoding DMT family transporter, with the protein MERTVTPLPLIALLVGASALAVGPWFVRLADVGPIASGFWRLALGSVMLFALAGAMHERLRLPPRHLTILLVAAAFFFAADLAAWHEGILLTKMGNSVLFGNFGSFAFACYGLWLARTWPRPAQVGALLLAATGTLLLLSGSLDLGPETFWGDILCLTAGLLYAGYLIAVDKARPSLSPLPLLAWVSLFGALMLLPVAASTPEALVPTNWGPVLVLALSSQVIGQGLLVYAIGRLPPLVVGLGLLTQPAVAGLVGWLVYGEVFTLKDWAGAVMIGAALVLVRLRPRTARAT; encoded by the coding sequence ATGGAACGGACCGTCACACCATTGCCGCTGATCGCGCTGCTTGTGGGCGCCAGTGCGCTGGCGGTGGGGCCGTGGTTCGTGCGGCTTGCCGATGTCGGGCCCATCGCCAGCGGGTTCTGGCGCCTCGCCCTCGGCAGCGTGATGCTGTTCGCGCTGGCCGGCGCGATGCACGAGCGGCTCAGGCTGCCGCCGCGTCACCTGACGATCCTGCTCGTCGCCGCCGCCTTCTTCTTCGCCGCCGACCTTGCCGCGTGGCACGAGGGCATCCTGCTGACGAAGATGGGCAATAGCGTGCTGTTCGGCAATTTCGGCAGCTTCGCCTTCGCCTGCTACGGCCTGTGGTTGGCGCGGACCTGGCCGAGGCCCGCACAGGTGGGCGCGCTGTTGCTCGCGGCGACGGGGACGCTGCTTCTCCTGTCGGGGAGCCTCGATCTCGGCCCCGAGACCTTCTGGGGCGACATCCTCTGCCTGACGGCGGGGCTGCTATATGCGGGCTATCTCATTGCCGTCGACAAGGCGCGTCCCTCGCTGTCGCCGCTGCCCTTGCTGGCTTGGGTCAGCCTGTTCGGCGCGCTGATGCTGCTCCCGGTCGCGGCCTCGACCCCCGAGGCGCTGGTGCCGACCAACTGGGGACCGGTGCTGGTGCTGGCATTGTCGAGCCAGGTGATCGGGCAGGGGCTTCTCGTCTATGCCATCGGGCGGTTGCCCCCGCTCGTCGTCGGTCTCGGCCTCCTCACCCAGCCCGCGGTGGCGGGGCTTGTCGGATGGCTGGTCTATGGCGAGGTCTTCACGCTGAAGGACTGGGCGGGCGCGGTGATGATCGGGGCCGCGCTCGTGCTGGTGCGCTTGCGCCCTCGCACGGCAAGGGCCACATGA
- a CDS encoding SOUL family heme-binding protein translates to MTENRSNKWKWIGGAAALGGLALIGGIRYLMKERATPEPPYLVHHEEGDFEIRDYPEYWVAETTAYGDRRQAIRSGFRTLADYIFGRSHDGDTIPMTAPVIEERQGGDRWTVRFVMPEGETAASLPAPPSGVRLSEVVGQRYGVIRFSGAPGDYDLEAEELSLRGWLRDQGVQVTGGPLYAFYNSPAIPGPLRRNELWLPLAIEPPAAD, encoded by the coding sequence ATGACCGAAAATCGTTCGAACAAGTGGAAATGGATCGGCGGCGCGGCCGCATTGGGCGGGCTCGCGCTGATCGGTGGCATTCGTTACCTCATGAAGGAACGCGCCACCCCCGAGCCGCCTTATCTCGTCCATCACGAGGAAGGCGATTTCGAGATCCGCGACTATCCCGAATATTGGGTCGCCGAGACCACCGCTTATGGCGACCGCCGCCAGGCGATCCGCTCGGGTTTCCGCACGCTCGCCGACTATATCTTCGGTCGCAGCCACGATGGCGACACGATTCCCATGACGGCCCCCGTGATCGAGGAACGGCAGGGGGGCGACCGCTGGACGGTGCGTTTCGTGATGCCCGAGGGCGAGACCGCCGCCAGCCTGCCGGCTCCGCCGAGCGGGGTGCGCCTCAGCGAAGTGGTCGGACAGCGTTATGGCGTGATCCGCTTCTCGGGCGCGCCCGGCGACTATGACCTCGAGGCGGAGGAACTGAGCCTGCGCGGCTGGCTGCGCGACCAGGGCGTGCAGGTCACCGGCGGCCCGCTCTATGCCTTCTACAATTCGCCAGCGATCCCGGGCCCCTTGCGCCGCAACGAGCTGTGGCTGCCGCTCGCCATCGAGCCGCCCGCCGCCGACTAG
- the ribH gene encoding 6,7-dimethyl-8-ribityllumazine synthase — MGKILIAEARYYDDLNNKLLAGVKASLEAAGHSHETITVPGALELPGAIALASQSGRYDGYVAVGVVIRGDTYHFEIVSNESARGIMALTLDGLAIGNAILTVENREQAEVRADPKQKDKGGEAARAVLAMMELADRYGQ; from the coding sequence ATGGGCAAGATCCTGATCGCCGAAGCGCGTTATTACGACGACCTCAACAACAAGCTACTGGCGGGCGTGAAGGCCTCGCTCGAGGCAGCGGGGCACAGCCACGAGACGATCACCGTGCCGGGCGCGCTCGAACTGCCGGGCGCGATCGCGCTGGCGAGCCAGTCGGGGCGTTATGACGGCTATGTCGCGGTTGGCGTGGTCATCCGCGGGGACACCTATCATTTCGAGATCGTGTCCAACGAGAGCGCGCGCGGGATCATGGCGCTGACCCTCGACGGGCTGGCGATCGGCAATGCGATCCTCACGGTCGAGAACCGCGAGCAGGCCGAAGTCCGCGCCGACCCCAAGCAGAAGGACAAGGGCGGCGAGGCGGCCAGGGCCGTGCTCGCGATGATGGAACTGGCAGACCGATACGGTCAGTAG